A section of the Sander vitreus isolate 19-12246 chromosome 19, sanVit1, whole genome shotgun sequence genome encodes:
- the tmem256 gene encoding transmembrane protein 256, translating into MTASVIVRRLAALSGASAVTAGAYGAHGFKNKDPDDYQRVLFETANKYHFYHSLALLGAAHSGKPAVAGTLLIAGMGMFCGSLYHQALTGDPGLRKMAPMGGVAMIVGWLAMIL; encoded by the exons ATGACCGCTTCTGTTATTGTCCGAAGGTTAGCAGCTCTGTCAGGGGCTTCGGCCGTGACAGCAGGGGCATACGGGGCTCACG gtTTCAAAAACAAAGACCCGGATGACTACCAGAGAGTG cttttCGAAACTGCCAACAAGTACCATTTCTACCACAGCCTGGCCCTGCTGGGTGCTGCCCACTCTGGCAAACCTGCTGTG GCTGGTACCCTCCTGATAGCGGGCATGGGGATGTTCTGTGGCTCTCTGTACCACCAGGCCCTGACCGGGGACCCTGGTCTACGCAAGATGGCTCCCATGGGGGGTGTAGCTATGATCGTAGGCTGGCTGGCCATGATTCTCTGA